One genomic segment of Ignavibacteria bacterium includes these proteins:
- a CDS encoding esterase: MNREYHKWFSPSLQRYMELLIFGNNGTPVLIFPSLRGRFYEYEDREMISVLNEKIENEELQIFCVDSIDGESWCNFDAHPYERALRHTDYEKYILDEVLPFIQQCNPSEKLVLHGSDFGGYHAVNFSLRHPELVTSCIAFGGYYDIHQYVLGYFDDNCYYHCPFDFFTNLKDETVLSSIRERIRFILATGENDFALASNVQLSRTMESKNIPHWLDIWRDGTGHDWQWWKKMLEKYFSE, translated from the coding sequence ATGAATCGTGAGTATCATAAATGGTTTAGCCCATCTTTACAGCGATATATGGAATTGTTAATATTTGGAAACAACGGAACTCCAGTTCTGATTTTCCCATCACTACGCGGTCGCTTTTACGAATATGAAGACCGTGAAATGATTTCCGTCCTGAACGAAAAAATTGAAAACGAAGAATTACAAATTTTTTGTGTTGATAGCATTGACGGCGAAAGTTGGTGCAACTTCGACGCACATCCGTACGAGCGCGCGTTGCGGCATACCGACTACGAAAAATATATTCTCGACGAAGTATTACCGTTCATTCAACAATGCAATCCGTCAGAAAAATTAGTATTGCATGGTTCCGATTTCGGAGGATATCACGCAGTAAATTTTTCGCTGCGACATCCGGAACTCGTTACTAGTTGCATCGCCTTTGGCGGCTATTACGATATTCATCAATACGTATTGGGATACTTTGATGACAATTGTTATTACCATTGCCCATTCGATTTTTTCACCAATCTCAAAGATGAAACAGTGCTTTCTTCTATACGTGAACGCATCAGATTTATTTTGGCTACAGGAGAAAATGATTTCGCTCTCGCCTCCAATGTACAACTTTCGCGCACGATGGAAAGTAAAAACATTCCACATTGGCTCGATATTTGGCGAGACGGAACTGGACACGATTGGCAATGGTGGAAAAAAATGTTGGAAAAATATTTTTCTGAATAA